The Candidatus Alcyoniella australis genome includes a region encoding these proteins:
- a CDS encoding C1 family peptidase produces MKIRTLMLLLLITVWAVAASAADEPTHPTLEQVREAIERSDADWIAAETSVSAQGPEAFNELIGPADWFGSPDHPPARPPIVPKELPSRFTWDDQDGVNWASSVKSQAGCGSCSAFAAAGVIESQIKIGRNDPLLDPDLSEMELFFCNGGKCDWGSMPWEMLGGLKNNGIPDEACYFYIGNGSDYPCENRCDDWASRIWSINDYAYVGAGNRDAIKAALLGGPLWSGLLIFEDFQHYRSGVYRHVTGGLSGGHAVVMVGWDDALGAWRCKNSWGTNWGEDGYFWIAYGEADIDIGAFYVQFDPTAACAARSEPLISALYYNERGSSTQPPTIEDDEELAVYLDYYDAEADLAGGYYTVALDGEEPQRFEEPIGNVGRDYSDSEEYLEVLIGENFSPGEHTFSVTVFDLCGYSASIDGSFAVAGDDGDDDDGDDDNSADDDDDSDAGCCG; encoded by the coding sequence ATGAAAATCCGCACCCTGATGCTGTTGTTGTTGATTACGGTATGGGCCGTTGCGGCCTCGGCCGCTGACGAGCCGACCCATCCGACCCTGGAACAGGTACGCGAGGCCATCGAGCGCTCCGACGCCGACTGGATCGCCGCCGAGACCTCGGTCTCGGCCCAGGGTCCCGAGGCGTTCAACGAGCTGATCGGCCCGGCCGACTGGTTCGGCTCGCCGGACCATCCCCCGGCGCGTCCGCCGATCGTGCCCAAGGAACTGCCGTCGCGTTTCACCTGGGACGATCAGGACGGCGTGAACTGGGCCTCGAGCGTCAAGAGCCAGGCGGGCTGCGGCTCGTGCTCGGCCTTTGCCGCGGCCGGAGTGATCGAATCGCAGATCAAGATCGGCCGCAACGATCCATTGCTCGACCCGGACCTGTCCGAGATGGAACTGTTCTTCTGTAACGGCGGCAAGTGCGATTGGGGCTCGATGCCCTGGGAGATGCTCGGCGGGCTGAAGAATAACGGCATCCCGGACGAGGCCTGCTATTTCTACATCGGCAACGGCTCTGACTACCCATGCGAGAATCGTTGCGATGATTGGGCCTCGCGCATCTGGTCGATCAACGACTACGCCTATGTCGGCGCGGGCAACCGCGATGCGATCAAGGCCGCGCTGCTCGGCGGCCCGCTGTGGTCCGGCCTGCTGATCTTCGAGGACTTCCAGCACTACCGTAGCGGCGTCTACCGTCACGTCACCGGCGGGCTCTCCGGCGGCCACGCGGTGGTGATGGTCGGCTGGGACGACGCGCTGGGCGCCTGGCGCTGCAAAAATTCCTGGGGCACCAACTGGGGCGAGGACGGCTACTTCTGGATCGCCTACGGCGAGGCGGACATCGACATCGGGGCGTTCTATGTGCAGTTCGACCCGACCGCAGCCTGCGCCGCGCGCAGCGAACCGTTGATCAGCGCGCTGTACTACAACGAGCGCGGAAGCAGCACACAGCCGCCGACCATTGAGGACGATGAGGAACTCGCCGTTTATCTGGACTACTACGATGCGGAGGCCGATCTGGCCGGCGGCTACTACACCGTGGCCCTGGACGGCGAAGAGCCGCAACGCTTTGAAGAACCGATCGGCAATGTCGGCCGCGACTACTCTGACTCAGAGGAATACCTTGAAGTGCTGATCGGCGAGAACTTCTCCCCGGGCGAGCACACATTCAGCGTCACGGTCTTTGATTTGTGCGGCTACTCGGCCTCGATCGACGGCAGCTTCGCGGTCGCGGGGGACGACGGGGACGACGACGACGGAGACGACGACAACAGCGCGGACGATGATGACGACTCCGACGCGGGGTGCTGCGGGTAA
- a CDS encoding alpha-amylase family glycosyl hydrolase, protein MEIFVRSYVDSDGDGIGDLAGLTSKLSHIADLGIGAIWLMPIYPTPFVDSGYDVAQYCSINPDYGTLADFDALLARAHELGIRVFLDGVFNHTSDQLLPAGHARPELRQPRGAAGGARPVFAGPVPGAAA, encoded by the coding sequence ATGGAGATCTTCGTGCGCTCCTACGTTGACTCGGACGGCGACGGCATCGGCGACCTGGCCGGGCTGACGAGTAAACTGTCGCACATTGCAGATTTGGGGATCGGCGCGATTTGGCTGATGCCGATCTACCCCACGCCGTTCGTGGACTCGGGCTACGACGTGGCCCAGTATTGCTCGATCAACCCCGACTACGGCACGCTCGCGGACTTCGACGCGTTGCTGGCACGCGCCCACGAGCTGGGAATACGCGTGTTTCTCGACGGCGTGTTCAACCACACCTCGGATCAGCTACTTCCGGCCGGGCATGCCCGACCTGAACTACGACAACCCCGAGGTGCAGCAGGCGGTGCTCGACCTGTATTCGCAGGACCAGTACCCGGTGCTGCTGCCTGA
- the coaD gene encoding pantetheine-phosphate adenylyltransferase: MSLAVYPGSFDPITNGHIDLIHRTSKIFDELVVAVAINVRKQSLFTVAERVDMIQEAMKKQSNVRVDTFDTLLIDYAAKVGAKVAIRGLRAVSDFEAEFQMALTNRSLLPGFETFFLMASEPYVYLSSNMVKEIAMFGGDISSMVPKCVADKLYERIARDNLSNRK; this comes from the coding sequence ATGTCGTTGGCAGTCTACCCGGGCAGCTTCGATCCGATCACAAACGGCCATATCGACCTGATTCACCGGACGAGTAAGATATTCGACGAGTTGGTGGTCGCCGTGGCGATCAACGTGCGCAAGCAATCGCTGTTCACCGTTGCCGAGCGGGTCGATATGATCCAAGAGGCGATGAAGAAACAATCCAACGTACGGGTCGACACCTTCGACACCCTCTTGATCGACTACGCGGCCAAGGTTGGGGCCAAGGTCGCCATCCGTGGACTGCGGGCCGTCTCCGACTTCGAGGCCGAGTTCCAGATGGCGCTGACCAACCGCTCGCTGCTGCCGGGTTTCGAGACCTTCTTCCTGATGGCCAGCGAGCCCTACGTCTATTTAAGCTCGAACATGGTCAAGGAAATTGCGATGTTCGGTGGAGACATCTCGAGCATGGTGCCCAAGTGCGTTGCCGATAAACTCTACGAACGAATCGCCCGGGATAATCTGAGCAACAGGAAATAG
- a CDS encoding phospholipase D-like domain-containing protein, with amino-acid sequence MTVFAQGKIEAFAGPQQLGAPDDLEDVIVRFIEGAKHTLDMAVQEIDSQVIAQAIIDARWRGVNIRLFLEQDYLESDKLPSATPKGDESPAQAKQRAQWTEYRRPSDIKTNRDILAALLRNNIDVKADFNPEIFHQKFIVRDYRGSKKATSAVLTGSTNFTVTGTHKNLNHIVIFHDYRICKDYHNEFFEILDGTFGQLSVRHESEFKTYNLGGVPVRILFSPDHSPELEIIKQMLKCKKRLDFAIFTFSGSSGIDDAMVMLRAAKKQIAGALDPGQGKQWWAATKWLHQEGIKVYFPNKVSGFGKLHHKLMVIDDDIVIGGSMNYTGPANSYNDENIFVLGNPFDLPATKGGPVDHAECKKLATFFRKEIKRIISNSTIYKLP; translated from the coding sequence ATGACTGTTTTCGCACAGGGAAAAATTGAGGCGTTCGCAGGTCCACAGCAATTGGGCGCGCCAGACGATCTTGAAGACGTAATCGTACGTTTCATTGAGGGGGCGAAACACACCCTGGATATGGCAGTGCAGGAGATCGACTCGCAAGTCATTGCGCAGGCGATAATCGATGCCAGGTGGCGAGGCGTTAATATTCGGCTGTTCTTGGAACAGGACTATCTGGAATCCGACAAGCTCCCCTCGGCAACTCCCAAGGGCGATGAGAGCCCTGCCCAGGCCAAGCAAAGAGCCCAATGGACCGAATATCGCAGGCCCTCGGACATCAAGACCAACCGCGATATCCTGGCCGCCTTGTTGCGAAACAATATCGATGTCAAGGCGGACTTCAATCCAGAGATATTCCACCAAAAATTCATCGTCAGAGATTATCGGGGTTCGAAAAAGGCAACCAGCGCGGTGCTCACCGGCTCCACCAATTTCACCGTTACCGGCACCCATAAGAACCTGAATCACATCGTGATTTTTCACGATTACCGAATCTGCAAGGACTATCACAACGAGTTCTTTGAAATTCTGGACGGAACTTTCGGGCAGCTCAGCGTCCGGCACGAGAGCGAATTTAAGACATACAATCTTGGAGGCGTTCCCGTACGAATTCTCTTTTCCCCGGATCACTCCCCTGAGCTGGAAATCATCAAACAGATGCTCAAATGCAAAAAACGGCTCGACTTCGCGATCTTCACATTTTCAGGTTCATCGGGCATTGACGATGCAATGGTCATGCTCCGGGCGGCTAAAAAACAGATTGCCGGCGCCCTTGATCCGGGACAGGGAAAACAGTGGTGGGCCGCAACCAAATGGCTGCACCAGGAGGGCATTAAAGTTTATTTCCCCAACAAGGTCAGCGGGTTCGGCAAACTGCACCATAAGTTGATGGTCATCGACGACGACATCGTCATCGGAGGGAGCATGAACTACACCGGCCCGGCAAACAGCTATAACGACGAAAACATCTTCGTCCTGGGCAATCCGTTTGACTTGCCTGCCACCAAGGGCGGCCCGGTCGATCATGCGGAATGTAAAAAACTGGCGACCTTCTTCCGCAAGGAGATCAAACGAATCATCTCCAACAGCACGATTTACAAATTGCCCTAA
- the rsmD gene encoding 16S rRNA (guanine(966)-N(2))-methyltransferase RsmD, translating into MRVIGGNCRGRRLVPVKGLKIRPTADRVREAIFDIAYGLAQGADVLDLYAGSGALGIEALSRGARRALFVELDPRNARLIERNLELCGLTQHSEVLINDVLQTLNSLDADPGYSLVLADPPYSLVDQLPLLEAIAGCKAIAPGATLFLERDASCAINGDPKGLSLLNIKRYGKTSIYVYSKPGDG; encoded by the coding sequence ATGCGCGTTATCGGCGGAAATTGCCGCGGCAGGCGGCTGGTCCCGGTCAAAGGGCTGAAAATCAGACCCACTGCGGATCGGGTGCGCGAGGCGATCTTCGACATCGCCTACGGCCTGGCGCAGGGGGCCGACGTGCTCGACCTCTACGCTGGCAGCGGCGCCCTGGGGATCGAGGCGCTCTCGCGCGGCGCACGGCGCGCGCTGTTCGTGGAGCTCGATCCGCGCAACGCCCGGCTGATCGAGCGCAACCTAGAGCTGTGCGGCCTAACGCAGCACTCCGAAGTGCTGATCAACGATGTTCTACAAACGCTGAATTCCCTTGACGCTGATCCGGGCTACTCGCTGGTGCTGGCCGACCCGCCCTACAGCCTAGTCGACCAGCTCCCGCTGCTCGAGGCGATCGCCGGTTGCAAGGCGATCGCGCCGGGAGCAACGCTTTTCTTGGAGCGCGACGCCTCCTGTGCTATAAACGGTGATCCCAAGGGGTTATCTCTTTTAAATATAAAGCGTTACGGCAAAACATCAATTTACGTTTACAGCAAACCAGGAGATGGCTGA
- a CDS encoding pyridoxal phosphate-dependent aminotransferase yields MELKDSPTMAITAKAKAMRASGEDVLGFGAGEPDFDTPDFIKAAAIEALNQGQTKYTPASGTQQLKRAVVDRLEQDYGLRYGTQNVVVSPGAKFSCYCAIQAVIDPGDEVLIPAPYWVSYPAMVELARGVPKVVQTSEEDGFLLTPDALREAITDRTRMLILNSPNNPTGAAYSVEQFGALMELALKHDLWVLSDEIYEKLVYDGFSHRGPATLSAEAMQNTILVSGVSKTYSMTGWRIGYTAAPPELAKAMGKLQSQSTSNPTSFAQTAAAAALGGSQDCVEQMRQAFARRREYVLDRLSRIAGIECFRPQGAFYVFPSVKALLGATIDGVQIADSVSFCDWLLTSKGVAVVPGVAFGTEGYFRLSYATDDETLSQGLDRIEQAAAELSAAK; encoded by the coding sequence ATGGAACTGAAAGACTCTCCGACCATGGCGATTACTGCCAAGGCCAAGGCGATGCGCGCCAGCGGCGAGGACGTACTGGGATTCGGCGCGGGAGAGCCGGACTTCGACACCCCGGATTTCATCAAGGCCGCGGCAATCGAGGCGCTGAACCAGGGACAGACCAAATACACTCCGGCCTCGGGCACCCAGCAGCTCAAGCGCGCGGTGGTCGATCGGCTCGAGCAGGACTACGGCCTGCGCTACGGCACACAGAACGTTGTGGTCTCGCCCGGCGCCAAGTTCTCGTGCTACTGCGCGATCCAGGCGGTGATCGACCCCGGCGACGAGGTGCTGATCCCCGCGCCGTACTGGGTGAGCTACCCGGCGATGGTCGAGCTGGCGCGCGGCGTGCCCAAGGTCGTCCAGACCTCCGAGGAAGACGGTTTCCTGCTCACGCCCGACGCGCTGCGCGAGGCGATCACCGACCGCACCCGGATGCTGATCCTCAACAGCCCGAACAATCCCACGGGCGCGGCCTACAGCGTCGAGCAGTTCGGGGCGCTGATGGAGCTGGCGCTCAAGCACGACCTGTGGGTGCTCTCCGACGAAATCTACGAAAAGCTGGTCTACGACGGCTTCAGCCACCGCGGCCCGGCCACGCTCTCGGCCGAGGCGATGCAGAACACGATTTTGGTCTCGGGAGTGAGCAAAACCTACTCGATGACCGGCTGGCGCATCGGCTACACCGCGGCTCCGCCCGAGCTGGCCAAGGCGATGGGCAAACTGCAAAGCCAGTCGACCTCCAATCCCACCAGCTTCGCCCAGACCGCGGCGGCTGCGGCGCTGGGCGGATCGCAGGACTGCGTCGAGCAGATGCGCCAGGCGTTCGCCCGACGCCGCGAGTACGTGCTCGATCGTCTCTCGCGCATCGCGGGCATCGAGTGCTTCCGGCCCCAGGGCGCGTTCTACGTCTTCCCCAGCGTCAAGGCGCTGCTCGGCGCGACAATCGACGGCGTTCAGATCGCCGACAGCGTGAGCTTCTGCGACTGGCTGCTGACCAGTAAGGGAGTGGCCGTGGTGCCCGGCGTGGCCTTCGGCACGGAGGGATATTTCCGACTGAGCTATGCTACCGACGACGAGACCCTGTCCCAGGGACTGGACCGCATCGAACAGGCGGCGGCCGAGCTGTCCGCTGCCAAATGA